CCGGGACGCGGGCCATGGATCCCCAGCACAGAGAGGATGATATTGGCATTGCCGGCGCGCCAATCTCCACGATTGTTGATCAAGACGATGATCCCAAATTCCAGGACCATGCCGCCTTGGCAGAGCTCTCCCAATCTAGGCGCGGGCTCAAGCAACGACATATCCAGATGATTGCCCTGGCGGGCACCATCGGCACGGGTCTTTTCCTCGCAACGGGCGTGGCGCTCTCCAGAGGCGGCCCGCTCGGTATTCTCATCGCGTATtccgtcgtcgggctgctCATGTGTTGCGTTGTCATATCCGTGGCGGAGCTGAGCGCCCTCGTTCCGCTCTCGGGTGGCATCATCCGCCACGCGGAATGGTTCGTCGACCCGGCGCTCTCCTTTGCCCAGGGCTGGAATAGCGTTTATGCAAACGCCATATTGCTGCCGGCAGAGATGGTGGCTTGCGCCGTCATTATCGACTTTTGGTCGCACATCAACCACGCCGTCTGGATCACGTCTCTCGGTGGCTTGCTTATTTTTAGCAACATGCTGCTGATTAGTGTCTATGGCGAGATGGAGTTTGTGTTTGCCATTCTCAAGATTGCTCTCATCGTGGGGGTGAACATCATGGTGCGTTGGCTCCAGGTCCTGACATAGGATGAGCAACTACGAAAGGTTAACGACGAATTACTTCAGAGCATTTGCATCACTTCGGGAGCAGGACCTACGGGCCAAAGCATTGGGTTCCGCTATTGGCATACGCCGGGGCCTTTCGTTCAGTACCTCGACATCGATGGCGCCTGGGGTCGCTTCCTCGGTTTCTGGCGTGTCATGGTCAGCGCTGCATATGCCTTCTCCAACGTGGAAAACATTTCTGTGCCCGCGGCGGAGACACAGAGCCCCCGTTACAACATTCCCAAAGCAGCCAAGCGGGTTTTCTGGAGGATAGCCATTTTCTACGTCATCACCATCTTTTGCATCGGCCTCATCGTGGCGTCCAACGATGAGGCGCTGACAGCCCACTCGGGCGATGCTGGAGCCTCGCCATTCGCAATTGCAGCAAAGAACGCCGGTATCAAATATGTGccgtccatcatcaacgCGGTCGTGGTAACGAGTGCGTGGAGCGCGGCTAATTCCGGTAAGGGGAGACGGGCTGGCAGCTCCAAACGCGGAAACGAAACCGACAGTGACTGACTTGATATTAGCCATGCTTGTTGCCACCCGAACCCTATATGGACTCGCTTTGGAGGGCCACGCGCCAAAACTACTCACTCGCACCAATCGTTTCGGCATACCTTGGCTATCCGTAGCCGTCGTTGGATCCGCCATGGGGCTGGGATACATGACCCTttcgtcggccgcctctATTGTCTTCGACTGGCTACAGAACCTCGTCTCCGCCGGTTCTTTTGTGCACTGGATCAACATCGAGATTGTGTATCTCAGATTCTTCTATGGATGCAAGAAGCAGAACATAAGTCGCGACGAGCTTCCCTGGAAGGGACCCTTCCAACCCTACGCCGCCTGGATAGGCCTTCTGTCATTCAGTCTCCTCTTGCTGACTGGGGGATTCACCGTCTTCATCAAAGGGCATTGGAGCCCGCAGAGCTTCGTATCCTCATACTTTAACATACCACTCATACTCACGCTATACTTTGGATATAAGTTTGGCAGGAAGACGAGGCTGGTAGCTCTCGATGAAATGCCTATCCGCGGCTTCATTGACATTGCGAATGCGAACCCAGAGGATCCGCCTCTGCCAGCGAGAGGATGGCGGAAACTAAATATACTCTGGGGTTAAAAggctccatcatcaccaaTTTCCCTGGCCGAATTGCCCTTTTCAAGCAAGCGGAATCACTCCTCTAATTTATAAAATCCTTAAGGCGACACAATATCGGCTTCTTTTAGAAGGTGTCTAGAGTATTCGAGGCAAGGCGTAGATATATCAAAAGATCGCCATCTTCTTACTATCCTTGATAAATTCTCATGCCTCATTACTatttataattaaaatataatatCATCATGTATAGGTAGTGAGCAAGACAATAAGTCATTTGCGCTATTCAGAAACTGTATAATACGGTAAGGTAAGTAACGCAAATTGTATCCGATATATCTAATTGGGCAGTCTGCACCAAGTGCACCATGAGGCAATCTCGGTGACACCGTAGaaaggtggcggcgccgggcctcTCAGCCAACGGCCAGGATTCTGCACCTGACTCGGAGCCAGAACAGTTGGTTGGCCATGCTCTTGACCAACGGGCAATAATCTGCACTCGATCTCATGCGAGAGCAATTGGTCGGCCATGCCCTCGACCAGCGGGTGACATTCCGCACCCGACATAGCATTCGGGCGGCTATGTCCGGCCCCCGGTCCCAGGTCTTGTGCAGCAGGGAGTGTAAAGTGCCCAACCAAAGGCGTGAGCTTTATCATACTGTACAGGTCGTGGACCTATATAGGTCATGACCCTGCCAGCTGTCTTTGATACTACGTCATCCTGCCGGCACGGCCTCTGCGTCAGAATCTCACTCAAACAAACATTTGCATTTCTTGACCTGACGTCCCGGCCCGTGGAATTGGCAAGATGGATGCATTTCTTGAGAAAGAACACGGTCCGGACGTTGATGCCGCATCTTCGCACGTTGAAGCCGTGGATTCACATGAGGTATCCAAGGAGAAGGCTGCCGGCGATGGCAAAGACAACGCGGACGTTGAAGCGACCAGTGCGAATGAAGGCGAAGGGGCTTACTACAGCAAGCTCTCTGTGTGGTTGATGGTCCTGTTCTCAGCTCTCGCCATCGGATCTGACGGCTAGTAAGTAACACAACCCCCTCTTGGTCGCGGCGGACGGAAACTGCATCGCCGGCCCCCGCCTTCAACCTCTCTTCGATGACGACAAAATCTTACGGTCCTTCTTTAGCAATGCCGCTGTCATCGGCAATGTTGAGCTTCTTTTGGCAGTCCTCTATCCCGATGCTCTGACACCATCCATCTACACACGCCTGAGCAACGCGTTCCTCATCGGCATGATCGTTGGAATGCTCTTCTTCGGTGTGGTGGTCGATCAGATCGGTCGCAAGACTGGCGCCGTTTTCACCACACTTCTCCTCGTGTTGGGCATCGCCATGTCCACGGCTGCAAATGGAACGACTCCCACCGG
This sequence is a window from Purpureocillium takamizusanense chromosome 8, complete sequence. Protein-coding genes within it:
- a CDS encoding uncharacterized protein (TransMembrane:11 (o63-84i91-111o144-165i172-192o198-221i293-313o346-371i391-418o424-445i466-488o494-514i)~EggNog:ENOG503NWGB~COG:E), whose amino-acid sequence is MNKDVQSHAGTRAMDPQHREDDIGIAGAPISTIVDQDDDPKFQDHAALAELSQSRRGLKQRHIQMIALAGTIGTGLFLATGVALSRGGPLGILIAYSVVGLLMCCVVISVAELSALVPLSGGIIRHAEWFVDPALSFAQGWNSVYANAILLPAEMVACAVIIDFWSHINHAVWITSLGGLLIFSNMLLISVYGEMEFVFAILKIALIVGVNIMSICITSGAGPTGQSIGFRYWHTPGPFVQYLDIDGAWGRFLGFWRVMVSAAYAFSNVENISVPAAETQSPRYNIPKAAKRVFWRIAIFYVITIFCIGLIVASNDEALTAHSGDAGASPFAIAAKNAGIKYVPSIINAVVVTSAWSAANSAMLVATRTLYGLALEGHAPKLLTRTNRFGIPWLSVAVVGSAMGLGYMTLSSAASIVFDWLQNLVSAGSFVHWINIEIVYLRFFYGCKKQNISRDELPWKGPFQPYAAWIGLLSFSLLLLTGGFTVFIKGHWSPQSFVSSYFNIPLILTLYFGYKFGRKTRLVALDEMPIRGFIDIANANPEDPPLPARGWRKLNILWG